The following are encoded in a window of Paraburkholderia hospita genomic DNA:
- a CDS encoding alpha/beta fold hydrolase, with translation MNRLSSALSAMKDHYEVVVVGSGYGGAIAASRMARAKRSVCLLERGREFMAGDFPATPLEGVAQMQYNTGVAQIGSPLALLEVHVNPDVNVVVGCGLGGTSLINANVALKPDARLWDDPRWPAALRADQANLDVCYERAKTMLGATPVPDDYPNLPKLDALELSAKRLGMSDRFYRPPITVTFKDGKNAAGVDQQRCIGCGDCNSGCNHGAKNSTHMNYLPDAAAHGAQIFTGAAVHSVVRDNARGVWCVRYQPADLKRELYDAPELFVTADIVILSAGTLGSTAILLRSQEAGLPVSKQLGQHFTGNGDVLAFAFNTDKVINGVGWGTHPAGDIPPVGPCITGIIDHRNTPDVKDGFVIEEGSVAAPIGLGLMGVLGLAAPAEGVEMPDPAGDPPLADEARIAESILRGPYHGAMRNTQTYLVMAHDDESGQITVESGRPRVSWPNAGKQPIYETVEKTLIEATGALGGTYVRNPISADLFQNRTVTVHPLGGCGMAEDAAHGVVDEAGRVFSGTDGNAVHEGLYVMDGAVMPLSLGVNPLLTISALAERNCAQLAQSRGWNIDYNAAGDTAPPPALKIGLRFTETMIGTYYTGDVKPEGQQDDRAEGTPISFTVTVVSDDLDDMLANPQHQAHMIGTLTCTALSPQPMTVNDGIFNLFVVDETNVERRNMNYRMTLDTVDGKHFYLTGQKIITHTSLTELWTQTNTLYAKIRESDADDAPVIGHATLIITPENFLKQQRTIEVTNTPDIETRLAYTLKFGRFFAGVLYTEYGGVAAPLQYFDPDAPPRVRRALRAPAPQITYFNTEDGKTLRLARYHGGAKGPLLLIHGSGVSSRIFSTDLVGTNLVEFLCAAHYDVWLVDLRVSIELPSATERTTADEIARYDIPAAVAKVRELTGVDGIQVIGHCLGGLALSMSLMSGLKGVRSAVMSQVSAHPVPGLLQRVKAGLHTPQILQHLGIKDMTAYTQDEKWPHNLLDEALKFFPVERDETCNSAVCHRATFLYGLLYEHEQLDEQLHANLQELFGIHDVELFNQLAAMVRAGHVVDANGNDVYMPNIAGMKLPIAFIHGSENLCYLPTSTEMTYDLLVEKFGPENYERHVIDGYGHIDCVFGKRAALDVFPTIVRYLDAH, from the coding sequence ATGAACCGCTTGTCCAGCGCCCTTTCGGCGATGAAGGACCATTACGAGGTCGTGGTCGTGGGTTCCGGCTATGGCGGCGCGATTGCCGCGAGCCGCATGGCCCGCGCGAAACGCAGCGTGTGCCTGCTCGAACGTGGCCGCGAGTTCATGGCGGGCGACTTTCCCGCCACGCCGCTCGAAGGTGTCGCGCAAATGCAGTACAACACGGGCGTCGCGCAGATCGGCTCGCCGCTCGCGCTGCTCGAAGTGCACGTGAATCCCGATGTGAACGTGGTGGTCGGCTGTGGACTGGGCGGCACGTCGCTGATCAACGCGAACGTCGCGCTCAAGCCCGACGCGCGCCTGTGGGACGATCCGCGCTGGCCCGCCGCCTTGCGCGCAGACCAGGCGAATCTCGACGTTTGCTACGAGCGCGCCAAAACGATGCTCGGCGCGACGCCCGTTCCCGACGACTACCCCAACCTGCCAAAACTCGATGCGCTTGAGCTGTCGGCGAAACGGCTCGGCATGAGCGACCGCTTCTACCGCCCGCCCATCACGGTGACGTTCAAGGACGGCAAGAACGCGGCGGGCGTCGACCAGCAGCGCTGCATCGGCTGTGGCGACTGCAATTCGGGCTGCAATCACGGCGCGAAGAACTCGACACACATGAACTATCTGCCCGACGCCGCCGCGCATGGCGCGCAGATTTTCACGGGCGCGGCCGTGCATTCGGTGGTGCGCGACAACGCGCGCGGCGTCTGGTGCGTGCGCTATCAACCCGCCGATCTGAAGCGGGAACTGTACGACGCGCCCGAACTGTTCGTGACGGCCGACATCGTGATCCTGTCGGCGGGCACGCTCGGCTCGACGGCGATCCTGCTGCGCTCGCAGGAAGCGGGCTTGCCTGTGTCGAAACAGCTCGGCCAGCACTTCACGGGCAACGGCGACGTGCTCGCGTTCGCGTTCAACACCGACAAGGTGATCAACGGCGTCGGCTGGGGTACGCATCCCGCTGGCGACATTCCACCTGTCGGCCCGTGCATCACAGGCATCATCGACCATCGCAACACGCCCGATGTGAAGGACGGCTTCGTGATCGAGGAAGGATCGGTTGCCGCGCCGATCGGCCTCGGCCTGATGGGCGTGCTCGGCCTCGCGGCGCCTGCCGAAGGCGTCGAAATGCCGGACCCGGCAGGCGACCCGCCGCTCGCGGACGAAGCGCGCATCGCCGAGAGCATTCTGCGCGGCCCGTATCACGGCGCGATGCGCAACACGCAGACCTACCTCGTGATGGCGCACGACGACGAAAGCGGCCAGATCACCGTCGAAAGCGGCCGCCCGCGCGTGAGCTGGCCGAACGCGGGCAAGCAGCCGATCTACGAAACCGTCGAAAAGACGCTGATCGAAGCGACGGGCGCGCTAGGCGGCACGTATGTGCGCAACCCGATTTCCGCCGATCTGTTCCAGAACCGCACCGTCACCGTGCATCCGTTGGGTGGGTGCGGGATGGCGGAGGATGCCGCGCATGGCGTCGTCGATGAGGCGGGCCGCGTGTTTTCCGGCACGGACGGCAACGCGGTGCACGAAGGGCTATACGTGATGGACGGCGCTGTGATGCCGCTCTCGCTCGGCGTGAACCCGTTGCTGACGATCTCGGCGCTGGCCGAGCGCAATTGCGCGCAGCTTGCGCAGTCGCGCGGCTGGAACATCGACTACAACGCGGCGGGCGACACCGCCCCGCCGCCCGCGCTGAAAATCGGCCTGCGCTTCACCGAGACGATGATCGGCACGTACTACACCGGCGACGTCAAGCCCGAAGGCCAGCAAGACGACCGAGCGGAAGGCACGCCCATCAGCTTCACCGTGACCGTCGTCTCCGACGATCTCGACGACATGCTCGCGAACCCGCAGCATCAGGCGCATATGATCGGCACGCTGACCTGCACCGCCTTGTCGCCGCAACCGATGACCGTCAACGACGGCATCTTCAACCTGTTCGTCGTCGACGAAACGAATGTCGAGCGGCGCAACATGAACTACCGGATGACGCTCGACACCGTCGACGGCAAGCATTTCTATCTGACCGGTCAGAAGATCATCACGCACACGTCGCTGACGGAACTGTGGACGCAGACGAACACGCTCTACGCGAAGATCCGCGAATCCGATGCCGACGACGCGCCCGTCATCGGTCACGCGACGCTCATCATCACGCCGGAGAATTTCCTCAAGCAGCAGCGCACGATCGAAGTAACGAATACACCCGATATCGAAACGCGCCTTGCGTATACGCTGAAATTCGGCCGCTTTTTTGCAGGTGTGCTGTACACGGAATACGGTGGCGTCGCGGCGCCCTTGCAATATTTCGATCCCGACGCGCCGCCGCGCGTGCGCCGCGCGTTGCGCGCGCCCGCGCCGCAGATCACCTACTTCAATACCGAGGACGGCAAGACGCTGCGGCTCGCCCGCTATCACGGCGGCGCCAAGGGACCGCTGCTGCTGATTCACGGCTCAGGCGTATCCAGCCGCATCTTCTCGACGGACCTGGTCGGCACGAACCTCGTCGAGTTCCTGTGCGCCGCGCACTACGACGTCTGGCTCGTCGACCTGCGTGTGAGCATCGAACTGCCGAGCGCGACAGAACGCACTACCGCCGATGAAATCGCACGCTACGACATTCCCGCCGCTGTCGCGAAGGTGCGCGAGTTGACAGGTGTCGATGGGATTCAGGTCATCGGGCATTGCCTGGGCGGGCTGGCCTTGAGCATGTCGCTGATGTCGGGACTCAAGGGCGTGCGATCCGCGGTGATGTCGCAGGTGTCGGCGCATCCCGTGCCGGGACTGTTGCAGCGGGTCAAGGCGGGACTGCACACGCCGCAGATTCTTCAGCATCTGGGCATCAAGGATATGACCGCTTATACACAGGACGAGAAATGGCCGCACAACCTGCTCGATGAAGCGCTGAAGTTCTTCCCTGTCGAGCGCGACGAAACGTGCAACAGCGCCGTGTGCCATCGCGCGACGTTCCTGTATGGCCTGCTCTACGAGCACGAGCAACTCGACGAGCAATTGCACGCGAATCTGCAGGAGCTATTCGGCATCCACGATGTCGAGCTATTCAATCAGCTCGCGGCGATGGTGCGCGCGGGGCATGTGGTCGATGCGAACGGGAACGATGTGTATATGCCGAACATCGCAGGCATGAAGCTGCCTATCGCGTTCATTCACGGCTCGGAGAATCTCTGCTATCTGCCGACCAGCACGGAGATGACCTACGATCTTTTAGTAGAAAAGTTCGGGCCGGAGAACTACGAACGACATGTGATCGACGGATATGGACATATCGATTGCGTGTTCGGTAAGCGCGCGGCACTCGATGTGTTTCCGACGATCGTCAGGTATCTGGATGCGCATTGA
- a CDS encoding FAD-binding oxidoreductase: protein MTVNERAALASTLAALREALGDDAVRVGDEIGERSMTDWTRHEPTRPAALLLPRTTEQVARALMICNDARQSIVPQGGMTGLAGGSIPRATDIALSLDRLAGVEEIDSAAATLTVRAGTTLQAAQEAATQAGFELALDLGARGSCQIGGNLATNAGGNRVIQSGTARDQVLGLEVVLANGAVLSSLNKMVKNNTGYDLKHWFIGSEGTLGVITRAVLKLQPQRASRHTALVALSDYDQAVSLLRRLSTRFGNDIGAFEIMWPDFFDFGVKLTGTRSPFAEAHPLYALIEHASFDTDDDGSRFSGVLMEALDEAAIRDAVIAQSVADTRALWAIRECTAEFPVKLDPINFDVSLPIGEIGAFVDRCRAAIDRAWPGNESYFFGHIGDSNLHVTVDGHSVPGVDHHDVYALVYDMLAPLRGSVSAEHGIGSLKREFLPVSRSDEELAVMKAIKHALDPNGILNPGKLF from the coding sequence ATGACAGTGAACGAACGGGCCGCGCTCGCATCGACCTTGGCCGCGTTGCGCGAAGCGTTGGGCGATGACGCGGTGCGCGTGGGCGATGAAATCGGCGAGCGCTCGATGACGGATTGGACGCGTCACGAACCCACACGTCCCGCCGCCTTGCTGCTGCCGCGCACGACGGAGCAGGTCGCACGCGCGTTGATGATCTGCAACGACGCTCGCCAGAGCATCGTGCCGCAGGGTGGAATGACGGGCCTTGCGGGCGGCTCGATTCCACGCGCGACGGATATTGCGTTGTCGCTGGACCGTCTTGCTGGCGTCGAGGAAATCGACAGCGCAGCGGCGACCCTCACCGTGCGCGCCGGCACGACCTTGCAGGCCGCACAGGAAGCGGCGACGCAAGCGGGCTTCGAACTTGCGCTCGATCTCGGCGCGCGCGGCTCGTGCCAGATCGGCGGCAATCTCGCAACGAACGCGGGCGGCAATCGCGTGATTCAATCGGGCACCGCGCGTGACCAGGTGCTCGGTCTCGAAGTCGTGCTGGCGAACGGCGCGGTGCTGAGTTCGCTGAACAAGATGGTGAAGAACAATACCGGCTATGACCTGAAGCACTGGTTCATCGGCTCGGAAGGGACGCTGGGCGTGATCACGCGCGCGGTGCTGAAGCTGCAGCCGCAGCGCGCGTCGCGTCATACGGCGCTCGTTGCGCTGAGTGATTACGATCAGGCCGTCAGTCTGCTGCGCCGGCTCTCGACGCGCTTCGGCAACGACATCGGCGCATTCGAGATCATGTGGCCGGACTTCTTTGACTTCGGCGTGAAGCTGACGGGCACGCGCTCGCCATTTGCCGAAGCGCATCCGTTATACGCATTGATCGAGCATGCGAGCTTCGATACCGATGACGACGGCTCGCGTTTTTCCGGCGTGCTGATGGAGGCGCTTGATGAAGCGGCGATCCGCGACGCCGTGATCGCGCAATCGGTTGCCGATACGCGCGCGCTGTGGGCGATCCGCGAATGCACGGCGGAATTTCCCGTCAAGCTCGATCCCATCAACTTCGACGTGAGTTTGCCGATTGGCGAGATCGGCGCATTCGTCGATCGTTGCCGCGCCGCGATCGACCGCGCCTGGCCGGGCAACGAGTCGTATTTCTTCGGGCATATCGGCGATTCGAATCTGCATGTGACCGTCGACGGGCATTCCGTGCCGGGCGTCGATCATCATGACGTATATGCGCTCGTCTATGACATGCTCGCGCCGCTGCGCGGGTCGGTGTCGGCGGAGCACGGCATCGGCTCGCTCAAGCGCGAGTTCCTGCCCGTGTCGCGTTCGGACGAAGAACTCGCCGTGATGAAAGCGATCAAGCATGCGCTCGATCCGAATGGGATTTTGAATCCGGGTAAGTTGTTCTAG
- a CDS encoding isopenicillin N synthase family dioxygenase, whose amino-acid sequence MQPATRIPIVDLAGVRAGDRDALARAGREIRDACTTIGFFYIVNHGVPQAVIDRAEQAAREFFAFPVETKRRAAVNHRHRGFNALGDATMYQAKRPDYKEFYSIGLELPESDPDVLAGQALRGPNNWPDFMPALQPALYGYYEEVGACGADLLRAVATGLGVPEDFFAPRYTKRMQRTQMVYYPPQPPQSDDDQFGVAPHTDYGCITLLWQDQVGGLQVREIANETWIEAPPIEGSFVVNVGDLLARWTNDRFRSTLHRVINGSGRERYSIATFYDPTYTSNVDPRDLGTPDADSKYEPVAAGDYILGRINSSMGYRKKLAAEQGTT is encoded by the coding sequence ATGCAGCCAGCCACTCGCATTCCGATTGTCGATCTGGCCGGCGTGCGCGCCGGTGACCGCGACGCGCTCGCGCGCGCGGGCCGCGAGATACGCGATGCATGCACGACCATCGGCTTCTTCTACATCGTCAATCACGGCGTGCCGCAAGCGGTGATCGATCGTGCGGAACAGGCGGCGCGCGAATTCTTTGCGTTTCCCGTCGAGACGAAACGGCGGGCGGCAGTGAATCATCGGCATCGCGGCTTCAATGCGCTGGGCGACGCGACGATGTATCAGGCAAAACGGCCCGATTACAAGGAGTTCTATAGCATCGGTCTGGAGTTGCCCGAGAGCGATCCCGACGTGCTCGCGGGCCAGGCGCTGCGCGGGCCGAACAACTGGCCGGACTTCATGCCGGCATTGCAGCCCGCGTTGTACGGCTATTACGAGGAGGTCGGTGCATGCGGCGCGGACTTGCTGCGCGCGGTGGCGACGGGCCTGGGCGTTCCTGAAGATTTCTTCGCGCCGCGCTATACGAAGCGGATGCAGCGCACGCAGATGGTCTACTATCCGCCGCAGCCGCCGCAATCCGATGATGACCAGTTCGGCGTCGCGCCGCATACCGATTACGGCTGCATCACGCTGCTGTGGCAGGATCAGGTTGGCGGGCTGCAGGTGCGCGAAATCGCGAATGAGACGTGGATCGAGGCGCCGCCCATTGAAGGCAGTTTCGTCGTGAATGTCGGCGATCTGCTGGCGCGCTGGACGAATGACCGCTTTCGCTCGACGCTGCATCGCGTGATCAACGGGTCGGGCCGCGAGCGCTATTCGATCGCGACGTTTTATGATCCGACTTATACGTCGAACGTCGATCCGCGCGATCTCGGCACGCCCGACGCCGACAGCAAATACGAACCCGTCGCTGCGGGCGACTATATTCTGGGCCGCATCAACAGTTCGATGGGGTATCGGAAGAAGCTCGCCGCAGAGCAAGGAACGACATAA
- a CDS encoding transporter substrate-binding domain-containing protein, protein MGIFAGWKCRLAMVAFCAAASVASVGAHAEDQLAKVKKAGELVVGTEMQFAPFDFLENGQQAGFNKDLFAEVGKELGVKVRFIDLPWPSVLPGLEAGKFDMVGGPLTVTKARMERYTYTLPVADATDALLKRANDTSLKQSSDIAGKIVGAGKGSAQLDQLKAYIATLPKQPEVREYVDNNQAYADLAAGRIAAVANSMTNIAYVAKQRPEAFAVVTPPFGAKVYFAYCLRKDADSKPLADAFNAALVKMHNDGRLASLQKKWFGVAMDAPTTMPTPNY, encoded by the coding sequence ATGGGTATCTTTGCAGGCTGGAAGTGTCGTCTCGCGATGGTGGCGTTCTGCGCCGCCGCGTCCGTAGCCAGCGTCGGCGCGCACGCGGAAGATCAACTCGCGAAGGTCAAGAAGGCAGGCGAACTCGTAGTCGGAACGGAGATGCAGTTCGCGCCGTTCGACTTCCTCGAGAACGGCCAGCAGGCTGGCTTCAACAAGGACCTGTTCGCCGAAGTCGGCAAAGAACTCGGCGTGAAAGTGCGCTTCATCGATCTACCCTGGCCGAGCGTGCTGCCCGGTCTCGAAGCGGGCAAGTTCGACATGGTGGGCGGCCCGCTCACGGTGACGAAAGCGCGCATGGAACGGTATACGTACACGCTGCCCGTCGCTGACGCGACCGACGCGCTTCTCAAGCGCGCCAACGATACGTCGCTCAAGCAATCATCGGACATCGCCGGCAAGATTGTCGGCGCGGGCAAAGGCTCCGCACAGCTCGATCAGCTGAAGGCCTACATCGCGACACTGCCGAAGCAGCCCGAAGTGCGCGAATACGTCGACAACAATCAGGCGTATGCGGATCTCGCAGCGGGCCGCATCGCTGCCGTCGCCAACTCGATGACCAACATCGCGTACGTCGCGAAACAGCGCCCCGAAGCGTTCGCCGTCGTCACGCCGCCGTTCGGCGCGAAAGTGTACTTCGCCTACTGCCTGCGCAAGGATGCGGACAGCAAGCCGCTCGCCGACGCGTTCAACGCCGCGCTGGTCAAGATGCACAACGACGGCCGTCTGGCATCGTTGCAGAAGAAATGGTTCGGCGTGGCAATGGATGCGCCCACCACGATGCCCACGCCCAACTACTGA
- a CDS encoding amino acid ABC transporter permease yields the protein MFSAHVFAQGFPLLLQAALATIGISLTGLVIGFFVGIGVCSARLSSKAIAQRFGGAYVFFFRGVPMLVQLLLVYYLLPFVGINVSPIVAAISAVSLCSASYIAEILRGGFLNIPPGQIEAARMLGLSPIDMLRRIQVPQAFRMTLPSLVNEMVLLIKASSLISVVGVAEITRTAQNIAASTYRPLEAYVAAGLIYFVICGALALVAHTAEHRLQHT from the coding sequence ATGTTCAGCGCCCACGTTTTCGCTCAAGGTTTTCCACTCCTGCTGCAAGCCGCGCTCGCAACGATCGGCATTTCGCTGACGGGGCTGGTGATCGGCTTCTTCGTCGGCATCGGTGTGTGCTCGGCGCGATTGTCGTCGAAGGCAATTGCGCAACGCTTCGGCGGCGCATATGTGTTCTTCTTTCGCGGCGTGCCGATGCTCGTGCAACTGCTGCTCGTCTATTACCTATTGCCGTTCGTCGGCATCAACGTGTCGCCCATCGTCGCCGCGATCAGCGCGGTGTCGCTCTGTTCCGCGTCGTATATCGCGGAGATACTGCGCGGCGGCTTTCTGAACATTCCGCCCGGCCAGATCGAAGCGGCGCGCATGCTCGGCCTCTCGCCCATCGACATGCTGCGCCGCATTCAGGTGCCGCAAGCCTTTCGCATGACGCTGCCTTCGCTCGTCAACGAAATGGTGCTGCTGATCAAGGCGTCGTCGCTGATCTCCGTGGTCGGCGTGGCCGAAATCACGCGCACCGCGCAAAACATCGCAGCCAGCACGTACCGGCCGCTCGAAGCTTATGTCGCGGCGGGATTGATCTACTTCGTGATCTGCGGTGCGCTTGCGCTGGTCGCGCACACCGCCGAGCATCGTCTGCAACACACCTGA
- a CDS encoding amino acid ABC transporter permease, whose amino-acid sequence MQQFDPTVITHNLQPIAAGLATTLGTWIIGVALGLLIGFLIAVLQLFCGRWVRGVLRVYIELFRGTPFLVQLFLLYYGGPSFGLTLEPLTAGVLGLGLYGSAYFAEAFRSGFQSIPRGHLEAASCLGLTRWQAVLRIQVPQMLVLIVPALTNLTIVLSKETAVLSIVTVPELTFVLTGIGSATFAFVETLLVLCVCYLALVELTSRAGMWAEARVARFMA is encoded by the coding sequence ATGCAGCAATTCGATCCCACCGTCATCACGCACAATCTGCAGCCCATCGCCGCTGGCCTCGCGACGACGCTTGGCACATGGATCATCGGCGTCGCGCTCGGCCTGCTGATCGGCTTCCTGATCGCCGTGCTGCAACTTTTTTGCGGGCGCTGGGTGCGCGGCGTGTTGCGCGTGTATATCGAGCTGTTTCGCGGCACGCCGTTTCTCGTGCAACTCTTTTTGCTCTACTACGGCGGCCCGTCGTTCGGCTTGACGCTCGAACCGCTGACGGCCGGCGTGCTCGGCCTCGGCCTGTACGGCAGCGCGTATTTCGCGGAAGCATTCCGCTCCGGTTTTCAATCGATACCGCGCGGACATCTCGAAGCCGCATCATGTCTCGGCCTCACGCGCTGGCAAGCGGTGCTGCGCATCCAGGTGCCGCAAATGCTGGTGCTGATCGTGCCCGCGCTGACCAACCTGACCATCGTGCTCAGCAAGGAAACGGCCGTGCTGTCGATCGTCACCGTGCCCGAGTTGACGTTCGTGCTGACGGGCATCGGCTCCGCGACTTTCGCGTTCGTCGAAACCTTGCTCGTGCTGTGCGTGTGCTATCTCGCGCTCGTCGAACTCACGTCGCGTGCCGGCATGTGGGCGGAAGCGCGCGTTGCCCGCTTCATGGCGTAA
- a CDS encoding amino acid ABC transporter ATP-binding protein, with product MNALVDMPASSTLDMTQSGQAPLIDVRDLRKRFGDVEVLRGVDLDINRSEVVCIIGPSGSGKSTLLRCLAALETYDHGDVRIEGELLGYTERNGKRVRASQGEINRVRRNVGMVFQQFNLWPHMTALGNVMEALLRVRNLSRDDAKKRANAMLETVGLAHKGDAYPAKLSGGQQQRVAIARALAMEPHIMLFDEPTSALDPELVGEVLQVMKQLARDGMTMAVVTHEMGFAAQVADKVVFIDQGRIAVQGKPQDVFHDANQPRLRQFLQNYFDRNAFWSRGADSADPV from the coding sequence ATGAATGCACTCGTCGACATGCCCGCTTCTTCTACGCTCGATATGACGCAATCCGGCCAGGCGCCGCTGATCGATGTGCGCGATCTGCGCAAGCGCTTCGGCGACGTCGAAGTGCTGCGCGGCGTCGATCTCGACATCAACCGCTCGGAAGTGGTGTGCATCATCGGGCCATCGGGCTCGGGCAAGAGCACACTGCTGCGCTGCCTCGCCGCGCTGGAGACTTACGATCACGGCGACGTGCGTATCGAAGGCGAGTTGCTCGGTTATACGGAACGCAACGGCAAGCGCGTGCGCGCGTCGCAGGGCGAGATCAACCGCGTGCGCCGCAACGTCGGCATGGTGTTCCAGCAGTTCAACTTGTGGCCGCATATGACGGCGCTCGGCAACGTGATGGAAGCGCTGTTGCGTGTGCGGAATCTGTCGCGCGACGATGCGAAAAAGCGCGCCAATGCGATGCTCGAAACGGTCGGCCTCGCGCACAAGGGCGACGCGTATCCGGCGAAGCTATCGGGCGGTCAGCAGCAGCGCGTCGCGATTGCACGCGCGCTCGCGATGGAGCCGCACATCATGCTGTTCGATGAGCCGACCTCCGCGCTCGACCCGGAACTTGTGGGCGAAGTGCTACAGGTGATGAAGCAGCTTGCGCGCGACGGCATGACGATGGCTGTCGTCACGCACGAAATGGGCTTCGCGGCGCAGGTTGCCGACAAGGTAGTGTTTATTGATCAGGGGCGCATCGCCGTGCAAGGCAAGCCGCAAGATGTCTTTCACGACGCGAATCAGCCGCGCCTGCGCCAGTTCCTGCAAAACTACTTCGACCGCAACGCATTCTGGTCGCGCGGCGCGGACAGCGCGGACCCGGTATGA
- the hutC gene encoding histidine utilization repressor, whose amino-acid sequence MAPDAPNGAPAARYEQVKQYIRNTIDSGERRAGDRIPSELDLVESLGVSRMTVNRALRELTNEGLLTRVSGVGTFVAESKPQSTLLMIAHIGDEIRSRGHEYSYQTVLMQREVAPVNVSNALGLPLGASVFHVICVHRENGLPVQLEDRYVNPAIAPDFIEQDFAAVRPSEYLFSVVPAHDVEHVVDAGLPSRAEAELLQIAPEEPCLTLMRRTWTSGVAVTFARFVHPGSRYRLGCRFAPDTSQRQG is encoded by the coding sequence ATGGCGCCCGATGCACCGAACGGCGCCCCTGCCGCGCGCTACGAGCAGGTCAAGCAATACATCCGCAACACGATCGACTCCGGCGAGCGACGCGCGGGCGATCGCATTCCATCGGAACTCGATCTCGTCGAGTCGCTCGGCGTGTCGAGGATGACTGTCAACCGCGCGTTGCGCGAACTCACGAATGAAGGCTTGTTGACGCGTGTGTCGGGTGTCGGCACGTTCGTCGCCGAATCCAAGCCGCAATCGACGCTGCTGATGATCGCGCACATCGGCGACGAGATCCGCTCGCGTGGCCATGAATACAGCTATCAGACCGTCCTCATGCAGCGCGAGGTGGCGCCTGTCAATGTGTCTAATGCGCTGGGGCTTCCGTTGGGCGCGTCGGTGTTTCATGTGATCTGCGTGCATCGCGAGAACGGTTTGCCCGTGCAACTCGAGGACCGTTACGTGAATCCCGCCATCGCACCGGATTTCATCGAGCAGGATTTTGCGGCCGTGCGTCCTTCCGAGTACCTGTTCAGCGTCGTGCCGGCGCATGACGTCGAGCATGTCGTCGACGCCGGCCTGCCGAGCCGCGCGGAAGCCGAGTTGCTGCAGATCGCGCCCGAAGAGCCGTGCCTCACGCTGATGCGGCGCACGTGGACGAGCGGCGTCGCGGTGACCTTCGCGCGGTTCGTGCATCCGGGATCGCGATACAGGCTTGGATGCCGGTTTGCGCCGGATACTTCGCAGAGACAGGGGTAG
- the hutC gene encoding histidine utilization repressor produces the protein MTINGHLETAEEHSTGARTTPAKAMPAYEQIKRYVIARIEEGVWKPGGLIPSEAELVKEFGVARMTVSRALRELTTERVLTRVQGSGTYVAPQRYESTVLEIRNIADEITARGHRHSARVLTLEASDDPLALDALVLAKGPVFHSRIVHNEESEPIQYEDRYVNPRVFPDYLDQDFTIETPNHYMVRLAPIQRAEFRIYAQKPTAHVRRHLMMEIGEPCLMLWRRTWVGEQVATSVQLWHPASRFHLAGNV, from the coding sequence ATGACGATAAACGGGCACCTGGAGACGGCAGAGGAACATTCCACTGGCGCGCGCACGACGCCTGCCAAAGCGATGCCCGCGTACGAGCAGATCAAGCGTTACGTGATCGCGCGGATCGAAGAGGGCGTCTGGAAACCCGGCGGATTGATTCCGTCGGAAGCGGAGCTGGTGAAGGAGTTCGGCGTCGCGCGCATGACGGTATCGCGCGCGCTGCGCGAGTTGACGACGGAGCGCGTGCTGACGCGCGTGCAAGGCTCGGGCACGTATGTCGCGCCGCAACGCTATGAATCGACGGTGCTCGAAATCCGTAATATTGCCGACGAGATCACCGCGCGCGGTCACCGCCATTCGGCGCGCGTGCTGACGCTTGAAGCGAGCGACGATCCGCTCGCGCTCGATGCGCTGGTGCTCGCGAAAGGCCCCGTGTTCCATTCGCGCATCGTGCACAACGAAGAGAGCGAGCCGATCCAATACGAGGACCGCTATGTGAATCCGCGCGTGTTTCCGGATTATCTGGATCAGGACTTCACGATCGAAACGCCGAATCACTACATGGTGCGTCTCGCGCCGATCCAGCGTGCCGAGTTCCGCATCTACGCGCAGAAGCCCACCGCGCATGTGCGCCGCCATCTGATGATGGAGATTGGCGAGCCTTGCCTGATGCTGTGGCGCAGGACATGGGTTGGGGAGCAGGTCGCGACGTCGGTGCAGCTATGGCATCCGGCATCGCGGTTTCATCTGGCAGGGAATGTGTAG